Proteins found in one Tamandua tetradactyla isolate mTamTet1 chromosome 1, mTamTet1.pri, whole genome shotgun sequence genomic segment:
- the LOC143675627 gene encoding isopentenyl-diphosphate delta-isomerase 2-like isoform X1: MEQSSAASSLDSKLLFLCLRPTIASRFPRLISRNLQFPRTVGSQLATLSGGNLDWLDKQQLQRLDEKLIIIDENDKVIGTDTRKNCHLNENIEKGLLHRAFSVALFNTENKLLVQQRADTKLTFPGYFTDSCSSHPICNSEELEEKDAVGIKRAAQRRLQSELGIPQEQVSPEDMSFMTMYHHKAKSDKIWGEHEICYLLLVRKNVPVNPDPSETKSFCYMSKEELKELLERGAKGEVKVTPWLRAISEKFLFKWWDHLPDVSQFAEPHKIHRV; the protein is encoded by the exons GTTTCCACGCCTGATATCCAGGAATCTCCAGTTTCCAAGAACG GTTGGATCACAACTAGCAACTTTATCCGGAGGAAATCTTGACTGGCTTGATAAGCAGCAATTGCAGCGCTTAGATGAAAAGTTGATTATTATTGATGAAAATGATAAGGTTATTGGTACAGACACTAGGAAGAATTGCCATTTGAATGAAAACATCGAAAAAG gactGTTGCACCGAGCCTTCAGTGTTGCCTTGTTCAATACAGAGAATAAACTCTTGGTACAGCAGAGAGCAGACACTAAACTTACTTTTCCTG GGTATTTTACTGACTCTTGCTCTAGTCATCCAATATGCAACTCagaagaactggaagaaaaagaCGCTGTTGGAATAAAGAGAGCAGCTCAGAGACGTCTGCAGAGTGAGTTGGGAATTCCGCAGGAACAG GTTTCTCCAGAGGACATGTCATTTATGACAATGTATCATCACAAGGCAAAATCAGATAAAATTTGGGGAGAACATGAAATTTGTTACCTTCTGCTTGTAAGAAAGAATGTTCCTGTAAATCCAGATCCCAGTGAAACAAAAAGTTTCTGCTACATGAGCAAGGAGGAATTAAAAGAGCTACTGGAAAGAGGGGCTAAAGGAGAAGTAAAAGTTACTCCATGGTTGAGAGCCATCTCAGAGAAGTTTCTGTTTAAATGGTGGGATCACTTACCTGATGTGTCCCAGTTTGCTGAGCCTCATAAAATACACAGAGTGTGA
- the LOC143675627 gene encoding isopentenyl-diphosphate delta-isomerase 2-like isoform X2, with protein sequence MTDSHRFYQISPNWMFPRLISRNLQFPRTVGSQLATLSGGNLDWLDKQQLQRLDEKLIIIDENDKVIGTDTRKNCHLNENIEKGLLHRAFSVALFNTENKLLVQQRADTKLTFPGYFTDSCSSHPICNSEELEEKDAVGIKRAAQRRLQSELGIPQEQVSPEDMSFMTMYHHKAKSDKIWGEHEICYLLLVRKNVPVNPDPSETKSFCYMSKEELKELLERGAKGEVKVTPWLRAISEKFLFKWWDHLPDVSQFAEPHKIHRV encoded by the exons GTTTCCACGCCTGATATCCAGGAATCTCCAGTTTCCAAGAACG GTTGGATCACAACTAGCAACTTTATCCGGAGGAAATCTTGACTGGCTTGATAAGCAGCAATTGCAGCGCTTAGATGAAAAGTTGATTATTATTGATGAAAATGATAAGGTTATTGGTACAGACACTAGGAAGAATTGCCATTTGAATGAAAACATCGAAAAAG gactGTTGCACCGAGCCTTCAGTGTTGCCTTGTTCAATACAGAGAATAAACTCTTGGTACAGCAGAGAGCAGACACTAAACTTACTTTTCCTG GGTATTTTACTGACTCTTGCTCTAGTCATCCAATATGCAACTCagaagaactggaagaaaaagaCGCTGTTGGAATAAAGAGAGCAGCTCAGAGACGTCTGCAGAGTGAGTTGGGAATTCCGCAGGAACAG GTTTCTCCAGAGGACATGTCATTTATGACAATGTATCATCACAAGGCAAAATCAGATAAAATTTGGGGAGAACATGAAATTTGTTACCTTCTGCTTGTAAGAAAGAATGTTCCTGTAAATCCAGATCCCAGTGAAACAAAAAGTTTCTGCTACATGAGCAAGGAGGAATTAAAAGAGCTACTGGAAAGAGGGGCTAAAGGAGAAGTAAAAGTTACTCCATGGTTGAGAGCCATCTCAGAGAAGTTTCTGTTTAAATGGTGGGATCACTTACCTGATGTGTCCCAGTTTGCTGAGCCTCATAAAATACACAGAGTGTGA